Part of the Methylomonas sp. AM2-LC genome, TTTTCGGCAAACAAAAATTCTTAAAAAAATTATTCCAACTATCGAAGAAGTCTTATCAGCTGGTGAAATAGAATTACCTAAACCGTTTGAAGAAGCAATTGCTCCCGCAATCCCTAATACGGAGAACATTGGTGATGTTGGTCATCGTAGTTGAAAATGTACCACCAAGGTTACGTGGACGCCTTGCTGTTTGGTTGATAGAAATTCGTGCCGGTGTATATGTTGGTGATTTATCCGTTAAAGTTCGGGATGTAATTTGGTCGCAAATTGAACAAGGTATTGAGGATGGCAATGCTGTTATGGCTTGGACAACTAATACTGAATCGGGTTTTGACTTTAAGACTTTAGGCAAGAATCGGCGTTTGCCTGTTGAGTTGGATGGTTTAAAACTTGTGTCGTTTTATCCTGTAGAAGATGATGAAAACTAGGCTCTTTAACAATTTGGAAATGGATGTAAAAATTGGTAGAAATTTAACAGGACTATTTCTGTTTATCTAACAATCGGTTATGATTAGTGTGTTCCCCACGCCAGTGGGGATGAACCAAGCGGATGTGGAATTAGGCGGAACTGATCAAAAGTGTTCCCCACGCCAGTGGGGATGAACCTCCACCATTACAAGTGCCGTCTGAAATGCGTGGGTGTTCCCCACGCCAGTGGGGATGAACCGCAATGGGCCAAGAGATGGTTAACAAACTTTTCGTGTTCCCCACGCCAGTGGGGATGAACCGTAACATTCGGATGTTATTCATTTTACTGCAATGTGTTCCCCACGCCAGTGGGGATGAACCGCCTATTGTTTTAGAAATACCACCCGCGTACCTGTGTTCCCCACGCCAGTGGGGATGAACCGACTCAATTACACATCCTTTTTTAAGGAAAAGAGTGTTCCCCACGCCAGTGGGGATGAACCGCTTTGGAACGGTACAGGCTAATGCT contains:
- the cas2e gene encoding type I-E CRISPR-associated endoribonuclease Cas2e — its product is MLVIVVENVPPRLRGRLAVWLIEIRAGVYVGDLSVKVRDVIWSQIEQGIEDGNAVMAWTTNTESGFDFKTLGKNRRLPVELDGLKLVSFYPVEDDEN